From a single Ciconia boyciana chromosome 4, ASM3463844v1, whole genome shotgun sequence genomic region:
- the ZDHHC21 gene encoding palmitoyltransferase ZDHHC21 isoform X3: MGRRIHFVVDPQGWCCMGLIIFVWLYNTIFIPKVILFPHYEEGHISVVAILCYYFCSLFCIASLLRASVADPGKLPENPKIPVTEQEYWELCNKCNMMRPKRSHHCSRCGHCVRRMDHHCPWINNCVGEDNHWLFLQLCFYTQILSSYTLILDFCHYYYFLPLKKENWDVFVFRHELALLRISAFMGLIILGGISGLFYTQLMGIFTLCCVLFLPSSSCSTRLLSALFVNTQDYRFYLSASLLCA, from the exons ATGGGACGACGAATTCACTTTGTGGTTGACCCTCAGGGCTGGTGCTGCATGGGCCTGATTATCTTTGTCTGGCTGTACAATACAATCTTCATTCCAAAAGTCATCCTTTTTCCTCACTATGAAGAGGGACATATTTCAGTTGTGGCAATTTTGT gttaTTACTTCTGCTCATTGTTTTGTATAGCTTCATTACTAAGAGCCTCAGTAGCTGATCCAGGAAAGCTACCTGAAAACCCAAAAATACCAGTTACAG AACAAGAATATTGGGAATTATGTAACAAATGCAATATGATGAGACCAAAGCGTTCACACCATTGCAGTCGTTGTGGTCATTGTGTGAGGAGGATGGATCACCACTGTCCATG gATTAATAATTGTGTTGGCGAAGACAATCATTGGCTGTTTTTACAGCTGTGTTTCTACACTCAGATCCTTAGTTCTTATACACTGATACTGGATTTCTGCCATTACTACTACTTTTTGcctctgaaaaaagaaaactgg GATGTTTTTGTATTTAGACATGAACTTGCTCTCCTAAGAATATCTGCCTTCATGGGTCTAATAATATTAGGTGGAATAAGTGGACTCTTTTACACTCAGCTAATGGGTATTTTCACT CTATGCTGTGTATTATTTTTGCCATCCTCCAGCTGCTCTACCAGACTGCTTTCTGCACTTTTTGTCAATACCCAGGACTACAGATTTTACCTTAGTGCCTCTTTACTGTGTGCCTGA
- the ZDHHC21 gene encoding palmitoyltransferase ZDHHC21 isoform X2, which translates to MGRRIHFVVDPQGWCCMGLIIFVWLYNTIFIPKVILFPHYEEGHISVVAILCYYFCSLFCIASLLRASVADPGKLPENPKIPVTEQEYWELCNKCNMMRPKRSHHCSRCGHCVRRMDHHCPWINNCVGEDNHWLFLQLCFYTQILSSYTLILDFCHYYYFLPLKKENWDVFVFRHELALLRISAFMGLIILGGISGLFYTQLMGIFTDTTSIEKMSNCCEDISRPRKPWQQTFSEVFGTRWKILWFIPFRQRQPLRVPYHFANHV; encoded by the exons ATGGGACGACGAATTCACTTTGTGGTTGACCCTCAGGGCTGGTGCTGCATGGGCCTGATTATCTTTGTCTGGCTGTACAATACAATCTTCATTCCAAAAGTCATCCTTTTTCCTCACTATGAAGAGGGACATATTTCAGTTGTGGCAATTTTGT gttaTTACTTCTGCTCATTGTTTTGTATAGCTTCATTACTAAGAGCCTCAGTAGCTGATCCAGGAAAGCTACCTGAAAACCCAAAAATACCAGTTACAG AACAAGAATATTGGGAATTATGTAACAAATGCAATATGATGAGACCAAAGCGTTCACACCATTGCAGTCGTTGTGGTCATTGTGTGAGGAGGATGGATCACCACTGTCCATG gATTAATAATTGTGTTGGCGAAGACAATCATTGGCTGTTTTTACAGCTGTGTTTCTACACTCAGATCCTTAGTTCTTATACACTGATACTGGATTTCTGCCATTACTACTACTTTTTGcctctgaaaaaagaaaactgg GATGTTTTTGTATTTAGACATGAACTTGCTCTCCTAAGAATATCTGCCTTCATGGGTCTAATAATATTAGGTGGAATAAGTGGACTCTTTTACACTCAGCTAATGGGTATTTTCACT GATACTACAAGTATAGAAAAAATGTCAAACTGTTGTGAAGACAT ATCGAGGCCGCGAAAGCCATGGCAGCAGACCTTCTCAGAAGTTTTTGGCACTCGCTGGAAGATCCTGTGGTTTATTCCTTTCAGGCAGAGGCAACCACTGCGAGTTCCCTACCACTTTGCCAATCACGTCTGA
- the ZDHHC21 gene encoding palmitoyltransferase ZDHHC21 isoform X4 translates to MGRRIHFVVDPQGWCCMGLIIFVWLYNTIFIPKVILFPHYEEGHISVVAILCYYFCSLFCIASLLRASVADPGKLPENPKIPVTEQEYWELCNKCNMMRPKRSHHCSRCGHCVRRMDHHCPWINNCVGEDNHWLFLQLCFYTQILSSYTLILDFCHYYYFLPLKKENWDTTSIEKMSNCCEDISRPRKPWQQTFSEVFGTRWKILWFIPFRQRQPLRVPYHFANHV, encoded by the exons ATGGGACGACGAATTCACTTTGTGGTTGACCCTCAGGGCTGGTGCTGCATGGGCCTGATTATCTTTGTCTGGCTGTACAATACAATCTTCATTCCAAAAGTCATCCTTTTTCCTCACTATGAAGAGGGACATATTTCAGTTGTGGCAATTTTGT gttaTTACTTCTGCTCATTGTTTTGTATAGCTTCATTACTAAGAGCCTCAGTAGCTGATCCAGGAAAGCTACCTGAAAACCCAAAAATACCAGTTACAG AACAAGAATATTGGGAATTATGTAACAAATGCAATATGATGAGACCAAAGCGTTCACACCATTGCAGTCGTTGTGGTCATTGTGTGAGGAGGATGGATCACCACTGTCCATG gATTAATAATTGTGTTGGCGAAGACAATCATTGGCTGTTTTTACAGCTGTGTTTCTACACTCAGATCCTTAGTTCTTATACACTGATACTGGATTTCTGCCATTACTACTACTTTTTGcctctgaaaaaagaaaactgg GATACTACAAGTATAGAAAAAATGTCAAACTGTTGTGAAGACAT ATCGAGGCCGCGAAAGCCATGGCAGCAGACCTTCTCAGAAGTTTTTGGCACTCGCTGGAAGATCCTGTGGTTTATTCCTTTCAGGCAGAGGCAACCACTGCGAGTTCCCTACCACTTTGCCAATCACGTCTGA
- the ZDHHC21 gene encoding palmitoyltransferase ZDHHC21 isoform X1, which translates to MGRRIHFVVDPQGWCCMGLIIFVWLYNTIFIPKVILFPHYEEGHISVVAILCYYFCSLFCIASLLRASVADPGKLPENPKIPVTEQEYWELCNKCNMMRPKRSHHCSRCGHCVRRMDHHCPWINNCVGEDNHWLFLQLCFYTQILSSYTLILDFCHYYYFLPLKKENWDVFVFRHELALLRISAFMGLIILGGISGLFYTQLMGIFTGLADRFSLPCLNAGTRPLCLRLLELGFFSNPILCLARYLAEVVQTSEFCSPSLPVVGETETQGALEFRC; encoded by the exons ATGGGACGACGAATTCACTTTGTGGTTGACCCTCAGGGCTGGTGCTGCATGGGCCTGATTATCTTTGTCTGGCTGTACAATACAATCTTCATTCCAAAAGTCATCCTTTTTCCTCACTATGAAGAGGGACATATTTCAGTTGTGGCAATTTTGT gttaTTACTTCTGCTCATTGTTTTGTATAGCTTCATTACTAAGAGCCTCAGTAGCTGATCCAGGAAAGCTACCTGAAAACCCAAAAATACCAGTTACAG AACAAGAATATTGGGAATTATGTAACAAATGCAATATGATGAGACCAAAGCGTTCACACCATTGCAGTCGTTGTGGTCATTGTGTGAGGAGGATGGATCACCACTGTCCATG gATTAATAATTGTGTTGGCGAAGACAATCATTGGCTGTTTTTACAGCTGTGTTTCTACACTCAGATCCTTAGTTCTTATACACTGATACTGGATTTCTGCCATTACTACTACTTTTTGcctctgaaaaaagaaaactgg GATGTTTTTGTATTTAGACATGAACTTGCTCTCCTAAGAATATCTGCCTTCATGGGTCTAATAATATTAGGTGGAATAAGTGGACTCTTTTACACTCAGCTAATGGGTATTTTCACT GGTCTTGCTGACAGGTTCTCACTTCCCTGTTTAAATGCTGGCACACGACCTTTGTGTCTGCGTCTTCTagagttgggatttttttctaatccGATACTATGCCTTGCTAGGTATCTAGCTGAAGTGGTGCAGACATCTGAATTCTGCTCACCCTCACTCCCAGTAGTGGGAGAGACAGAAACTCAGGGAGCCTTAGAGTTCAGATGCTGA